A section of the Methanocaldococcus sp. FS406-22 genome encodes:
- the cca gene encoding CCA tRNA nucleotidyltransferase has product MVIVLTIEEILKEVLDEIKPSKEDMEKLQNKAQQIINKIWKIVKENNYPILEVLLVGSSARNTNLKDDYDIDIFVLFDKSVSEDELEEIGLKIGIEAIKRLNGTYNVNYASHPYVNGEIDGYEVDIVPCYKIDFGERIISAVDRTPLHHKFLISRLNERLCDEVRLLKAFLKSLGLYGSDVKTKGFSGYLCELLILHYGSFINLLKDAQNWRIGRKIILKDIFEIYKDVDVKALKKFDEPFIVYDPVDLNRNVASPLSKDNFCKFIFYSREFLKNPSIEFFKDYAKKLEKILEDREHGYRLILKIPRGDVVDDIIYPQMEKLQKSINKVITKNEFVILNSKCFADDKYCYLYWEFLVHELPKIALREGPPIFEKERVERFLKKYDKVFIKDCKLFAYTERKYSHIIDLFKDIVNGNLKNISIPKYVNPRNGEIIEV; this is encoded by the coding sequence ATGGTGATTGTTTTGACAATAGAAGAAATATTAAAAGAAGTTTTAGATGAGATAAAGCCCTCAAAGGAAGATATGGAAAAGTTGCAAAATAAAGCACAGCAAATTATTAACAAAATTTGGAAAATAGTCAAAGAAAACAACTATCCAATCTTAGAGGTTTTGTTGGTTGGCTCTTCAGCAAGAAATACCAATTTAAAGGATGACTATGACATTGATATTTTTGTATTGTTTGACAAATCAGTTTCTGAAGATGAATTGGAAGAAATTGGATTAAAAATAGGGATAGAAGCAATAAAAAGGTTAAATGGCACTTATAACGTAAATTATGCCTCTCATCCCTATGTTAATGGTGAAATTGACGGCTATGAGGTAGATATAGTCCCATGCTACAAGATAGATTTTGGGGAGAGAATAATATCTGCAGTTGATAGAACTCCATTGCATCACAAATTTTTAATTAGTAGGTTGAATGAAAGGCTGTGTGATGAAGTTAGACTGCTAAAAGCATTTTTGAAGAGTTTAGGACTCTATGGCTCTGATGTAAAAACTAAAGGATTTTCTGGCTATCTCTGTGAGCTTTTAATTCTGCATTATGGTTCATTTATAAACCTTTTAAAAGATGCTCAAAATTGGAGAATTGGGAGGAAGATAATTTTAAAGGATATCTTTGAGATTTATAAAGATGTGGATGTTAAAGCCCTTAAAAAATTTGATGAGCCTTTTATCGTCTACGACCCGGTGGATTTAAATAGAAATGTTGCATCTCCGTTAAGCAAAGACAACTTCTGCAAGTTCATATTCTACTCAAGGGAATTTTTAAAAAACCCTTCCATTGAGTTCTTTAAAGATTATGCCAAAAAATTAGAAAAGATTTTGGAAGATAGAGAGCATGGATATAGGTTAATATTGAAAATCCCAAGGGGAGATGTTGTTGATGATATCATCTATCCACAGATGGAGAAGCTTCAAAAAAGTATAAATAAAGTTATTACTAAAAATGAATTTGTAATTTTGAATAGCAAGTGTTTTGCAGACGATAAGTATTGCTATCTATATTGGGAATTTTTAGTACATGAACTGCCAAAAATTGCTTTAAGGGAAGGTCCTCCAATATTTGAGAAGGAGAGGGTAGAGAGATTTTTAAAGAAGTATGATAAAGTTTTTATTAAGGATTGTAAGTTATTTGCATATACAGAGAGGAAATACTCTCACATAATCGATTTATTTAAAGATATTGTTAATGGAAATTTAAAGAACATCTCTATTCCTAAATACGTTAATCCGAGGAATGGAGAGATTATTGAGGTATAA